A single Methylomonas sp. AM2-LC DNA region contains:
- a CDS encoding transposase, with translation MARPLRIELAGGLYHVTSRGNAHHDIFLDDDDRLCWLEIFGQVCERFNWICHAYCLMTNHYHVVIETIEGNLSAGMRQLNGVYTQSFNRRHQRVGHVYQGRFKGILVEKESYLLELSRYVVLNPVRVLMVSLPGQWKWSSYNAMIDSVISP, from the coding sequence ATGGCAAGACCTTTAAGAATTGAATTAGCGGGCGGTTTGTATCATGTCACTTCGCGAGGAAATGCTCACCATGATATTTTTTTAGACGATGACGATAGATTATGTTGGCTGGAAATATTTGGTCAAGTTTGCGAGCGATTCAACTGGATATGCCATGCTTATTGTTTGATGACTAACCATTACCACGTTGTTATTGAAACCATTGAAGGTAATTTATCAGCTGGCATGCGGCAGTTAAATGGGGTTTATACTCAAAGCTTTAACCGTAGGCATCAACGGGTAGGGCATGTCTATCAGGGAAGATTTAAAGGAATTTTGGTTGAAAAAGAGAGCTATTTACTGGAATTGTCGCGATATGTGGTTTTGAATCCCGTTAGAGTGTTAATGGTGTCATTACCTGGACAATGGAAATGGAGTAGTTATAACGCTATGATTGATAGTGTAATATCCCCCTAG
- a CDS encoding glutaredoxin family protein, with amino-acid sequence MADFILFGTEACHLCEEAQHLLYENNIQFQLNDILQEQEWQEKYALLIPVLVHSKTQQQLNWPFTGQQVQEFCAERI; translated from the coding sequence ATGGCTGATTTTATTCTTTTTGGTACAGAAGCCTGTCATTTATGCGAAGAAGCCCAGCATCTTCTCTACGAAAATAACATCCAGTTTCAATTAAACGACATCCTGCAAGAACAGGAATGGCAAGAAAAATACGCTCTGTTAATTCCCGTGTTAGTGCATAGCAAAACTCAACAACAACTTAACTGGCCTTTTACTGGGCAGCAAGTGCAAGAGTTTTGTGCAGAAAGAATATAA
- a CDS encoding TIGR00645 family protein → MEHFLERVMYASRWIMAPIYLGMSLILFALAIKFFQELYHFIPHILALPDSEIILKLLTIIDLTLVGNLTVIVMFSGYENFVSRIDIENDTEKLGWLGTHDYGSLKTKVTSSIVAISSIHLLKIFMNLEATSSDKLIWYVIIHLSLLFSAFFMGYLDKITKH, encoded by the coding sequence ATCGAACATTTTCTAGAACGAGTCATGTATGCCAGTCGCTGGATCATGGCTCCGATTTATCTAGGCATGAGTTTGATTCTTTTTGCTCTGGCCATTAAGTTTTTTCAGGAGCTGTACCATTTTATCCCGCATATACTGGCATTGCCGGATTCGGAAATTATTTTAAAATTACTCACCATCATTGACTTAACACTAGTCGGCAACCTAACGGTAATCGTCATGTTTAGTGGTTATGAAAACTTTGTTTCCAGAATTGATATAGAGAATGATACCGAAAAACTTGGCTGGTTGGGTACTCACGATTATGGCTCGTTGAAAACCAAAGTCACCTCCTCGATTGTGGCGATTTCTTCCATACACTTGCTAAAAATATTTATGAATCTAGAAGCCACTTCGAGTGACAAACTCATCTGGTACGTAATTATTCATTTATCATTGTTATTTTCAGCCTTTTTTATGGGTTATCTAGATAAAATTACTAAACACTAA